The Amycolatopsis nigrescens CSC17Ta-90 genomic interval CCGCCGGGGCGAGCAGAACCAGACCGCCAACGGCGACCGCCGTGCAGAACACGCGCCGAAACGAAGACATGGAAGTCCTTTCGGAGAATGAGCGACGGGGCACCGTCGCGCGATACCTGCTCAATCTCCGGACGCGGCACGTCCGTTAGCACCCATTCGGTTATCGCAGCGGCAGATCGCCGAGCGGTTATTCGCTGAAATCTCCCGCGGGGGCGCCCCAGGTCGGCGCGTCGCCACGTTCCGCGGCCAGTTTGCGGCGCCGCTCGTTCTCCGCGCGGACGCGCTGGACCTCGGACTCGATGTACTCGTCGTCGTAGCGCTGGAACACCCTGGCCGGGTTGCCGGAGACCAGCGTCCGCGGCGGGACGTCCTTGGCCACCACCGAGTTCGGCTGCACGGTGGCGAAGTCGCCGATGGTCACCCCGGCCATGATCACCACCAGGCCGCCGATGAAGCAGCCCTTGCCGATCTTCACCGGCTTGCGCTCGATCAGGTCGCTGCCGGAATGGTTCTGCAGCGTCATGTTCGCCAGCCAGCTGGAATGCGTGAAGATCATCGTGTTCAGCCCGATGCTGGTGTGCTCGCCGATCTCCAGGCCACCGCTGGCGTCGAGCACCGCGCCTTCGCCGATCCAGCAGTGCTCACCGAGCTTCAGGTTGTCCGGGCTGACGATCTTCGCCCGTTCCCGGATCCGGGTGGTCTCCGGCAGCCCGTAGAACTTCGCCCGCTCGGCGTCGTTCAGGTACTGCCCGACCAGCTCGGTCAGGATCTGCGGACGCAGCTTGTTGCTGCGCTCGTCGTCGAAGAACATCAGGCGGAACTCCCGGTTGGGCTCACGAGGGGGTGTTGGCGATCAGCTTCTCGAAGGTGCGCAGGTGCTCGTCGGCCACCACGTCCAGGCCGAAGTTGTCCCGCACCATGGCGCTCTGCCGCTTCGCGATGACCGCCCGCTGCACCGGGTCGTCCAACAGCTCGATCACGGCCTTGGCCACCGCGGCCGGGTCGTCCGGCGGCACCAGCAGGATGTTCTCCCCGTTGCGCAGCTCGATCCCCGGGTAGTTGTCCAAAGTGGTCGAAGCGATGGTCGCGGTGCCGGACAGCATCGCCTCCAACGAGGCGGTGCCGCAGCCACCGTTGAGGTCGTGCGTGACCAGATCCGCGGCCGCGTAGTAGGACGGCACATCCGCCTTCGGCACCGCGCCCTTGACGATGAACCTGTCCCGGACGCCCAGTTCCTCGGCCCGCTTGATGAACTCGTCGTGGTAGACCCTGCCCACCACGACCACCTTCACGTCCGGGTGCTTCTCCAGGATCGCCGGCATCGCGTTCACCAGCGGCAACCGGTCGCGCAGCGGGATGATGTGCCCGAGCGAGACGATCAGCGGCCCGTCCCCGATCTCGTTCTCCGCGCGCACGTCCTTGGTCAGCGGCTTCTCGAACTGACCGGTGTCCACCGCGATCGGGAAGTACTCGGAGTTCTCGTCGCTGGTGGCGTACCGGTGCACGCAGTAGTCGACGCCCTGCTTGTCCAGGATCACGTAGTGCGGCTTGAACAGGCTGAGCACCGGCCGGACCAGCATCGCGTCCAGCATCCGGAAAACGGCGCCGTACAGCTTCTTCTCGCTGATCAGCAGCGTGTGGATGGTGAGCAGGGTGGGAATCTTGCGCTTGCGCGCGTACCAGCCCGCCATCCAGGTCAGGTCGAAGAACTGCCCGTGCAGGTGGATCGCGTCCGGCTTGAACTCGTCCAGCAGCTTGAACAGCTTCCGCCAGTTGCCGGGGCGGACCGAGGCGAAGGTCATGTCGAAGTCGATCGACAGCCCGAGCTGCGGCATCTTCATCGCGGGCAGGCGCACGATCCGGTAGCCGCCGTGCTCCTCCTCCGCCGGCGCGTCACCGTAGGCGGCGGTGACCGCGAGAACCTCGTGCCCGGCGGCGGTGTACTGCTCGGCCAGCGAAGCCGACATGTGCGCACTTCCACCCACGCGCGGCGGGAAGAAGTTGTTCACTACCACGATCCGCATTGATCGTCCCTCCGCCGGCCCGGCCGGGATCTCGGTCGACTCGGTCACTGCTGGAGGCTCAGCTTGACCAGGTCGGTCATGCCCTGCTCGACCGGGATGGTCGGCTCCCAGCCAAGGATCTCCTTGGCCCTGCTGATGTCCGCGGCCCGCCGGGAAACCAGCACGTCGCGCTCGTTGAACTGCGGCTCGACGTGCACGCCGACCGCGTCGATCAGGATCTTGGCCAGGGTGGCGATCGAGGTGTCGATGCCGGTGCCGATGTTGATCGGCAGGTTCGACTTCTCCGACTCCAGCGCGGCGACCACCGAGCGGGCCAGGTCGTGCACGTGCACGAAGTCCATCGACTGCTCGCCCTTGCCGTCGATGATCGGCGGCTGGCCGTTGCGCAGGCGGGTGATGAAGTGGTTGATCACCGAGGTGTAGTACGCCTCGCTCTTCTGGCCGGGGCCGTACACGTTGAAGAAGCGCAGCGCGTTCCAGGAAAGGCCCTTCTGCCGCTCGTAGAAGCCGAGCAGGTCCTCACCGGCGCGCTTGGTGATGCAGTACGGGGTGAGCGGGCGCAGCTTGTCGTCCTCGTGCATCGGCAGCCGCTCCGGGTCGCCGTACACCGAGGCGGTGGACGCGAAGACCAGTCGCTCGACACCCTCGTCCGCGGCGGCCGCGAACACGTTGTGGTTGCCGGTCATGTTGATGTCGATCGACTCGTGCGGGTCGGCGATCGACTTGTTGATCGACACCGTGGCGAAGTGCACCACGTGGCTGCAGCCGCGCATCGCCTCGCGGACCGCGCCGCCGTAGCGGACGTCCTTCTCCACCAGCTCCAGGTTGCCGGTGGCCGCCCATTCCGCCATCCGCGGCCGGTCGCCGCGGGTCATGTTGTCGAACGCGCGGACGTGGTAGCCCTTTTCCATCAGCATCGGGATCACATGACCTGCGATGAACCCGCCGGCACCGGTGAACAGAACGGTCTTCTTGGACATTTGTCGTTTGCTCCTTGTAGCGCTTCAGGCGTGGCGAAGGGTCAGGACAGTTCGGTGACGACCTCGCGGACGACCGTGGCCACCCGCTCGACCTGTGCATCGGTGAGGTTGGAGTGCATCGGGATGGCCAGCTGCCTGGCGAAAACGTCGGCGGAGACCGGCAGCGGCCGCTGCTCGCCGTAGACCGGCTGCAGGTGCGAGGAGTAGGTGCCGAAGTTGCAGCCGATGCCCCGCTCGCGCAGCTTGAGCGCGACCTGGCCGCGGCTGAGCTCCGGCGCGATCATCAGCGCGTAGGTCTGCCACGGGTGCTCCCGGTCCGGCAGCGCCACCGGCACCTCGACGCCGTCCAGTCCGGCGAAGGCGTCGTGGTAGTGCTTCGCGGCCGCGCGGCGGGTGGCCAGCAGTTCCGGCAGCCGGTCCAGCTGCACGTTCATGATCGCGGCCTGCACGTCGGAGAGGCGGAAGTTGAAACCGGCCTCGTGGAAGGTCGGGATGGGCAGCTCGTCACTGCCTTCGCGGTTGAAGGCTGGCTCGATGCCGTAAGTGTGCAGCTTGCGGGCGTGCGCGATCAGGTCCTCGCGGTCGGAGACCAGCGCGCCGCCCTCACCGGCGGTGATGCCCTTGCGGCCGTGGAAGGAGAAGGCGGCGAGGTCGCCGAGGCTGCCGGCCGGCCGGGTCTTGTAGGTGGCGCCGGCGGAGCAGGCGGCGTCTTCGAACAGCCACAGGCCGTGCTTGTCGGCGATCGCGCGGTACTCGTCGAAGTCGCCGGGCTGGCCGAACACGTCGACCGCGAGGATGCCGACGGTGCGCGGGCCGACCAGCGACTCGATGGACGCCGGGTCCGCGTTGAAGGTGTCCGGGCGGATGTCCGCGAAGACCGGGGTGGCCCCGGCCTGCAGCACCGCGTGCCCGGTGGCCGGGAAGGTGTAGTCGCTGACGATCACCTCGTCGCCCGGCTTGACACCGAGCACGCGCAGCCCGAGGTACAGCGCCGAGCCGCAGTTGCTGGTGGTCAAGGCGTGCTGGGTGCCGACGGCCTTGGCGAACCGCTCCTCGAACCTGCGGCAGGCGGGCCCGGCACCGGCGAGCCACCCGGAACGGAAGACCTCGGCCACCGCGGCCAGTTCTTCCTCACCTACGGTGGGCTGGCCGAGCACTATGTTTTCTACCGCCGTGTCTGGGCTGTCAGACATACCTCTCCCGTTGCATTAGGTCAGATCGCAGTGTATTAGAGCTGCCCACCTCGACGATCAGCCCCGTACCTCGACGCTCCGCGGGACGCCGAGGTTGCCCGTGAAAGCTTCGCGTACATCACACCGGCGGCCCCGTGAGCGGGGGATACTGACTCATGCGGTTCGGCATTCTCGGTCCCGTCCACGCCGAACGCGCCGACGGTACCCCGGTCGCGCTCGGCGGCCCGCGCACGCGCGCGCTGGCCGCGCTGCTGCTGGCCCATCCCGGCCGGGTGGTCAGCACCGGTCGCCTGATCGAGGGTCTTTACGGCGAGGCTCCGCCGGAGGGCGCGGCCAACGCGTTGCAGTCCCACGTCTCCCAGCTCCGCCAGGCCCTCGGCGACGCGGGGCTGGTGGAGCTGCATCCGGCGGGTTACCGGCTGGCGGTGGAGCCGGCCGACGTGGACGTGCACCGGTTCGAGGCACTGGCCGCCAAGGGACGGGCGGCGCTGGCGGATGGCGAGTACCGGCGTGCGGTGGAGCAGCTGGCCCAGGCGCTGGAGTTGTGGCGGGGACCCGCGCTGGCCGATATCGCCGCTGTCACCGCCGGGGAGTCGCCGTGGGTGCGGACGCGGGCGGCGGAGCTGGCGGAGACGCGGATGGCGGCGATGGAGGACGCGGCCGAGGCGGAGCTGGGTCTTGGCGGGGATCTGAGCGGGGTGGTGTCGCGGTTGCGCGGGGTGGTGGCGGGGTTTCCGCTGCGGGAAAGGTCATGGGGGCTGCTGATGCGGGCGCTGGCGGCGGCGGGACGCCACGGCGAGGCGCTGGCGGTGTTCGAGCAGGCGCGGCAGGTGCTGGCGGAGGAGCTGGGCGCCGATCCGTCGGCGGAGCTGCGGGCCGCGCACACAGCCGTCCTCCGAGGTAGTGACGGTGGTGACGGTGCTGGCTCGGGGGTGCGCGGGGTGCCCGCGCTGTGGACCAGTTTCGTGGGCCGGGACGAGGAGCTGGCGCGGGTTCGGGAGCTGGTGAAACGGGCCAGGCTGGTGACGCTGACCGGGCCGGGAGGCACCGGGAAGACCCGTCTCGCGATCGAAGCCGCGGCCAGGGCCGATGGACCGGTGTGCTTCGTCGAGCTGGCGGGCCTGACCGAGGGCGGCGAAGTGCCGCAGGCGCTGCTGACCGCGCTGGGGGTGCGCGACACGGTGTCGGCTCGGGTGGGGGAAAGCCCGCCCGCGCCGGTGGAGCGGTTGGTGGCGGTGTTGCGGGAACGGCCGGTGCTGCTGGTGCTGGACAACTGCGAGCACCTCATCGACCCGGTCGCCCACCTGGCCGCCACCCTGCTCACCGGCGCACCCGGCTTGCGGATCTTGGCCACCAGCCGCGAACCCCTCGACCTCCCCGGCGAAACCCGCCACCCCGTCCCCGTCCTCACCGACCACGCCGCCATCCAGTTGTTCACCGACCGAGCACACGCCGCCCGACCCGACCTACCCCACAACCCCCACACCACCGACCTCATCCGCCACATCTGCCNCACCCTCGACGGACTCCCCCTCGCCCTCGAACTCGCCGCCGCCCGCACCCGCACCCTCGCCCTCACCGACATCGCCACCCACCTCGACCACCACCTCAACAACAGATTCGACCTACTCGGCCACGGCACCCGCAACACCGAACACCGCCACCGCACCCTGCACGCCGTCGTCGCCTGGTCCTGGAACCTGCTCACCCCACCCGAACAACAACTCGCCACCCAACTCACCGCCTTCACCGGCGGCGCCACCCTCCACGCCATCACCCACATCACCACCCCACCCCACACCCTCACCCACCTCACCAGCCTCACCGACAAATCCCTACTCACCACCACCGACAACCGCTACCGCATGCTCGACACCATCCGCGCCTTCTGCACCACCCACCTCGACCCCGACCACACCCACCACCTCCACC includes:
- a CDS encoding acyltransferase gives rise to the protein MFFDDERSNKLRPQILTELVGQYLNDAERAKFYGLPETTRIRERAKIVSPDNLKLGEHCWIGEGAVLDASGGLEIGEHTSIGLNTMIFTHSSWLANMTLQNHSGSDLIERKPVKIGKGCFIGGLVVIMAGVTIGDFATVQPNSVVAKDVPPRTLVSGNPARVFQRYDDEYIESEVQRVRAENERRRKLAAERGDAPTWGAPAGDFSE
- a CDS encoding glycosyltransferase family 4 protein: MRIVVVNNFFPPRVGGSAHMSASLAEQYTAAGHEVLAVTAAYGDAPAEEEHGGYRIVRLPAMKMPQLGLSIDFDMTFASVRPGNWRKLFKLLDEFKPDAIHLHGQFFDLTWMAGWYARKRKIPTLLTIHTLLISEKKLYGAVFRMLDAMLVRPVLSLFKPHYVILDKQGVDYCVHRYATSDENSEYFPIAVDTGQFEKPLTKDVRAENEIGDGPLIVSLGHIIPLRDRLPLVNAMPAILEKHPDVKVVVVGRVYHDEFIKRAEELGVRDRFIVKGAVPKADVPSYYAAADLVTHDLNGGCGTASLEAMLSGTATIASTTLDNYPGIELRNGENILLVPPDDPAAVAKAVIELLDDPVQRAVIAKRQSAMVRDNFGLDVVADEHLRTFEKLIANTPS
- a CDS encoding NAD-dependent epimerase/dehydratase family protein, whose product is MSKKTVLFTGAGGFIAGHVIPMLMEKGYHVRAFDNMTRGDRPRMAEWAATGNLELVEKDVRYGGAVREAMRGCSHVVHFATVSINKSIADPHESIDINMTGNHNVFAAAADEGVERLVFASTASVYGDPERLPMHEDDKLRPLTPYCITKRAGEDLLGFYERQKGLSWNALRFFNVYGPGQKSEAYYTSVINHFITRLRNGQPPIIDGKGEQSMDFVHVHDLARSVVAALESEKSNLPINIGTGIDTSIATLAKILIDAVGVHVEPQFNERDVLVSRRAADISRAKEILGWEPTIPVEQGMTDLVKLSLQQ
- a CDS encoding DegT/DnrJ/EryC1/StrS family aminotransferase; protein product: MSDSPDTAVENIVLGQPTVGEEELAAVAEVFRSGWLAGAGPACRRFEERFAKAVGTQHALTTSNCGSALYLGLRVLGVKPGDEVIVSDYTFPATGHAVLQAGATPVFADIRPDTFNADPASIESLVGPRTVGILAVDVFGQPGDFDEYRAIADKHGLWLFEDAACSAGATYKTRPAGSLGDLAAFSFHGRKGITAGEGGALVSDREDLIAHARKLHTYGIEPAFNREGSDELPIPTFHEAGFNFRLSDVQAAIMNVQLDRLPELLATRRAAAKHYHDAFAGLDGVEVPVALPDREHPWQTYALMIAPELSRGQVALKLRERGIGCNFGTYSSHLQPVYGEQRPLPVSADVFARQLAIPMHSNLTDAQVERVATVVREVVTELS
- a CDS encoding BTAD domain-containing putative transcriptional regulator, yielding MRFGILGPVHAERADGTPVALGGPRTRALAALLLAHPGRVVSTGRLIEGLYGEAPPEGAANALQSHVSQLRQALGDAGLVELHPAGYRLAVEPADVDVHRFEALAAKGRAALADGEYRRAVEQLAQALELWRGPALADIAAVTAGESPWVRTRAAELAETRMAAMEDAAEAELGLGGDLSGVVSRLRGVVAGFPLRERSWGLLMRALAAAGRHGEALAVFEQARQVLAEELGADPSAELRAAHTAVLRGSDGGDGAGSGVRGVPALWTSFVGRDEELARVRELVKRARLVTLTGPGGTGKTRLAIEAAARADGPVCFVELAGLTEGGEVPQALLTALGVRDTVSARVGESPPAPVERLVAVLRERPVLLVLDNCEHLIDPVAHLAATLLTGAPGLRILATSREPLDLPGETRHPVPVLTDHAAIQLFTDRAHAARPDLPHNPHTTDLIRHICXTLDGLPLALELAAARTRTLALTDIATHLDHHLNNRFDLLGHGTRNTEHRHRTLHAVVAWSWNLLTPPEQQLATQLTAFTGGATLHAITHITTPPHTLTHLTSLTDKSLLTTTDNRYRMLDTIRAFCTTHLDPDHTHHLHHTHATYYLHLAQTADPHLRTTHQLHWLTQLDTDYPNLHTALRWTIDHNTTLALQLVSALSSYWWLRGSRLGGRLSHQLLERLGTEPPEGMAEEYALCVLNAALGTIDRTPLRRYLDAVDPAVLLTAPRQPVLHVLWGMVHGPPEPDDPVLRLPDEVVGDDLWGLAVQALGGGLQKLYLGQIAAGERDLEIALRRCRDLGERWSTSVALSELALLAGWRGAHDRARALADEAIELSSKLSGEDGVAEQLCRRAECRMFAGDEDGARADYERAAALSRKLGSVHNLALARHGLGELDRRAGDLAGAHRRCTEALRECPAGWFGADEIRAGLLVTLGRVATAGGKLDEANFRLSQAIRCDGSQVAASSMEALAAVALAEGDGGRAARLLGAGAGLRGLPIAGDPDSAAVTAAVKALMGEDAFDAAYADGLATRRADALTLAGVSSSARGA